One window of Thermocoleostomius sinensis A174 genomic DNA carries:
- a CDS encoding acetoacetate decarboxylase family protein — MRYPSPPWRLTGFGFQTIHLLDIERVSSLVPSRLDIVPVLPGKTLGIVYAAAYTEGSTLIYSELIVVNAIVHYAGGVGAWISHIYVDHPESVAGGREIWGLPKELAQFDWNLGNSPSVCVRQNAEVVCTLQCQWHTPGLMLPLGGSVFSSFNSTLMTFRAQGQLTLHLAGMELQVPPDSPFAWLIQGRPILGVYLDPLQIDVEAPIAVVA, encoded by the coding sequence ATGAGGTATCCTTCGCCACCGTGGCGGTTAACAGGATTTGGATTTCAAACCATTCACTTACTAGACATTGAGCGGGTCAGTTCGTTAGTGCCATCTCGGCTAGATATTGTTCCGGTTTTACCTGGCAAAACCTTAGGAATTGTCTATGCCGCAGCCTACACGGAGGGGTCTACGCTGATCTATAGTGAATTGATTGTTGTAAATGCGATCGTTCATTATGCAGGCGGAGTAGGAGCTTGGATTTCTCATATCTATGTCGATCATCCTGAGTCGGTTGCCGGAGGACGAGAAATATGGGGGCTACCCAAAGAGCTAGCTCAATTTGATTGGAATTTGGGGAATTCTCCTTCTGTTTGCGTTCGTCAAAATGCCGAAGTCGTTTGTACACTTCAGTGCCAGTGGCACACACCTGGTTTAATGTTGCCATTGGGTGGATCAGTCTTTAGTAGCTTCAATTCTACGTTGATGACGTTCAGGGCACAAGGACAATTGACCTTACATTTGGCAGGAATGGAATTGCAGGTTCCCCCGGATAGCCCCTTTGCTTGGCTGATTCAAGGACGACCTATCTTGGGTGTTTATCTTGACCCGCTACAGATTGATGTGGAAGCTCCGATCGCCGTGGTTGCCTAG
- the ftsH gene encoding ATP-dependent zinc metalloprotease FtsH: MPVETETQRSQKQPKPRDVGGSLLLFLVTLFLLNLLIFPNLSPRLPEVPYSEFIEQVEAGQVERAIVSPNRIEYQLRSSPGEAEQPRIFVTTPVAIDLDLPKILREHGVEFAAPPPSNTGWIGTLLSWVLPPLIFFGIWAWLFNRAQGGPAALTVGKSKARIYSEGDTGVTFADVAGIDEAKAELQEIVDFLKHADRYARLGAKIPKGVLLVGPPGTGKTLLAKAIAGEAGVPFFSISGSEFIELFVGVGAARVRDLFEQAKQQAPCIVFIDELDALGKSRAAGGPFVGGNDEREQTLNQLLTEMDGFDANTGVIILAATNRPEVLDPALRRPGRFDRQIAIDRPDKLGREAILEVHARRVKLSADVDLDKIAARTPGFVGADLANLVNEAALLAARQNRDAVTMADFNEAIERVVAGLEKRSRVLNELEKKTVAYHEVGHALVGALMPGAGKVEKISIVPRGVGALGYTLQLPEEDRFLMVESELRGRIATLLGGRSAEELIFGEVSTGASDDIQKATDLAERAVTLYGMSDTLGPVAFEKIQQQFLEGYPNPRRSVSPKVAEEIDREVKEIVDGAHHIALSVLQTNRSLLEETAQTLLQTEILEGEALRSHLEQVQPPAELQHWLRTGQLPEGQDLLQNTLKLVDLKPVDLATTH, encoded by the coding sequence ATGCCAGTGGAAACTGAAACTCAACGATCGCAAAAGCAACCTAAACCCAGAGATGTGGGTGGAAGCTTATTGCTGTTTCTGGTCACTCTGTTTTTACTGAACTTGCTGATTTTCCCTAACTTGAGTCCGCGACTACCGGAAGTGCCTTACAGCGAGTTTATTGAGCAGGTCGAAGCCGGACAGGTGGAACGGGCGATTGTCAGCCCCAATCGGATTGAGTATCAATTGAGGTCTAGTCCCGGTGAGGCAGAACAGCCGCGTATCTTTGTCACAACGCCAGTGGCAATCGATCTAGACTTACCTAAGATTTTGCGGGAACATGGTGTGGAATTTGCGGCTCCGCCTCCTAGCAATACCGGCTGGATTGGTACTCTCTTGAGTTGGGTTTTACCGCCGCTGATCTTCTTCGGCATCTGGGCATGGTTGTTTAATCGCGCTCAAGGAGGGCCGGCCGCACTGACGGTGGGTAAGAGTAAAGCCCGAATTTACTCAGAAGGGGATACGGGAGTCACCTTTGCAGATGTGGCAGGGATCGATGAGGCGAAGGCAGAGCTACAGGAAATTGTTGATTTCCTTAAGCATGCCGATCGCTATGCTCGTCTGGGGGCCAAAATTCCCAAGGGCGTGTTATTGGTGGGCCCACCGGGAACTGGTAAAACTCTGCTGGCAAAAGCGATCGCTGGAGAAGCGGGCGTTCCTTTCTTCAGCATTTCCGGCTCGGAGTTCATTGAACTGTTTGTCGGAGTGGGGGCGGCACGGGTGCGTGACTTATTTGAACAGGCTAAGCAGCAGGCTCCCTGTATTGTGTTTATTGACGAACTCGATGCCCTCGGTAAATCGCGAGCGGCGGGCGGCCCTTTTGTAGGTGGCAATGATGAACGGGAACAAACCCTCAATCAATTACTGACTGAAATGGATGGATTTGATGCCAATACGGGGGTCATTATCCTGGCGGCGACGAATCGTCCGGAGGTACTAGACCCAGCCCTACGTCGTCCCGGTCGTTTCGATCGCCAGATTGCGATCGATCGCCCCGATAAGTTGGGACGCGAAGCCATTCTGGAGGTTCATGCCAGACGAGTAAAACTCTCTGCTGATGTGGATTTAGACAAAATTGCTGCCCGCACGCCCGGCTTTGTCGGAGCCGACCTAGCGAACCTGGTGAACGAAGCAGCCCTGCTCGCCGCTCGCCAGAACCGGGATGCCGTGACTATGGCCGATTTTAATGAAGCGATTGAACGAGTGGTGGCTGGCTTAGAAAAGCGATCGCGGGTCTTAAATGAGCTAGAGAAAAAGACGGTTGCCTACCATGAAGTGGGTCATGCCCTGGTGGGAGCGTTGATGCCAGGTGCCGGAAAAGTTGAGAAAATCTCAATCGTGCCGCGGGGTGTGGGAGCCTTGGGCTATACTCTGCAATTGCCTGAAGAAGATCGGTTTTTAATGGTCGAGAGTGAATTGCGAGGACGAATTGCCACTCTGTTGGGGGGGCGATCGGCAGAAGAACTCATCTTTGGTGAAGTTTCCACTGGTGCAAGTGATGATATTCAGAAAGCAACCGATCTGGCAGAACGTGCCGTGACCCTCTATGGCATGAGCGATACCTTGGGGCCAGTGGCGTTTGAAAAAATTCAGCAACAATTTTTGGAAGGTTATCCGAACCCACGCCGTTCCGTCAGTCCCAAAGTGGCAGAGGAAATCGATCGTGAAGTGAAAGAGATTGTTGATGGCGCTCACCATATTGCCTTATCGGTCTTGCAAACGAACCGGAGTCTCCTTGAAGAAACGGCTCAGACGTTACTGCAAACCGAAATTTTAGAGGGCGAAGCGTTGCGATCCCACTTAGAACAGGTTCAACCGCCTGCTGAACTGCAACATTGGCTCCGCACAGGACAACTTCCTGAAGGGCAGGATCTGTTGCAAAATACACTTAAGTTAGTGGATCTGAAACCAGTCGATCTAGCCACTACGCATTAA
- the groES gene encoding co-chaperone GroES: MATVSLNVSTVRPLGDRLFIKVAQAEEKTAGGILLPDTAKEKPQVGEVVQVGPGRRDESGNRIPMEVSVGDKVLYSKYAGTDVKLGSEDYVLLSEKDVLAVVA, translated from the coding sequence ATGGCAACGGTTAGCTTAAACGTTTCTACCGTAAGACCCCTGGGCGATCGCCTATTCATCAAAGTTGCCCAGGCAGAGGAGAAAACCGCTGGAGGAATTTTGCTACCCGACACCGCCAAAGAAAAGCCTCAGGTTGGTGAAGTGGTGCAGGTTGGGCCGGGTAGACGAGATGAGTCAGGAAATCGCATCCCAATGGAGGTCAGCGTAGGAGACAAGGTTCTTTATTCCAAATATGCTGGCACAGACGTTAAGTTAGGCAGCGAAGATTACGTCTTGCTGTCAGAAAAAGATGTGCTTGCCGTTGTGGCATAG
- the groL gene encoding chaperonin GroEL (60 kDa chaperone family; promotes refolding of misfolded polypeptides especially under stressful conditions; forms two stacked rings of heptamers to form a barrel-shaped 14mer; ends can be capped by GroES; misfolded proteins enter the barrel where they are refolded when GroES binds) — protein MAKTILYDDVARRSLEKGIDALAEAIAVTLGPKGRNVVLEKKYGAPQIINDGVTIAKEIELEDHVENTGVSLLRQAASKTNDIAGDGTTTATVLAHAMVKEGLRNVAAGANPLTLKRGIDKATHFIVDRIQEHARQIDDSKSIAQVATISAGNDAEVGQMIAEAMEKVGKEGVISLEEGKSMQTELEVTEGMRFDKGYISPYFVTDTERMEAILEEPYILITDRKITLVQDLVPILEQMARAAKPLLIIAEDIEKEALATLVVNSMRGVLRVCAVKAPGFGDRRKAMLEDIAILTNGQVISEDKGLKLENAKLEMLGQARRVTITKDDTTIVADGNEKAVKARCEQIRRQMEETDSSYDKEKLQERLAKLAGGVAVIKVGAATETELKDRKLRLEDAINSTKAAVEEGIVPGGGTTFAHLAPQLEEWAKSNLQDEQLTGAMIVARALYAPLRRIADNAGMNGAVIAEHVRGLPFDEGYDAAKDTFVNMFEAGIVDPAKVARSALQNAASVAGMVLTTECIVVDKPEPKEKTPAGAGAGGGDFDY, from the coding sequence ATGGCAAAGACGATTCTGTATGACGATGTAGCCCGTCGTAGCCTTGAAAAGGGTATTGATGCTCTGGCAGAAGCAATTGCCGTTACCCTTGGCCCTAAGGGACGCAATGTGGTGCTGGAGAAGAAGTACGGCGCACCGCAGATTATCAATGATGGTGTGACGATTGCCAAAGAAATTGAGTTAGAGGATCACGTAGAAAACACAGGTGTTTCTCTCCTGCGACAAGCCGCGTCGAAAACGAACGATATTGCGGGAGACGGAACCACCACCGCCACCGTCCTAGCCCATGCCATGGTTAAAGAAGGCTTACGTAACGTCGCGGCTGGCGCAAATCCGCTAACACTGAAGCGAGGCATTGACAAAGCCACCCACTTCATCGTAGATCGAATTCAAGAACACGCCCGTCAGATTGATGACTCAAAATCGATCGCCCAGGTTGCGACGATTTCTGCGGGCAATGATGCCGAAGTCGGTCAGATGATTGCCGAAGCGATGGAAAAAGTCGGCAAAGAAGGGGTGATTTCCCTAGAGGAAGGGAAGTCCATGCAAACAGAACTGGAAGTCACAGAAGGGATGCGCTTTGACAAGGGCTACATTTCCCCCTACTTTGTCACAGACACAGAACGCATGGAAGCAATTCTGGAAGAACCCTATATCCTGATTACCGACCGTAAGATCACCTTGGTACAGGATCTGGTGCCGATTCTGGAGCAAATGGCACGGGCAGCCAAACCGCTCCTCATCATCGCTGAAGATATTGAAAAAGAGGCCCTGGCAACTCTGGTGGTCAACAGCATGCGGGGTGTATTGCGAGTCTGTGCCGTCAAAGCACCAGGATTTGGCGATCGCCGTAAAGCCATGCTAGAAGATATTGCCATTCTCACCAACGGTCAGGTGATCAGCGAAGACAAAGGCTTGAAGCTAGAAAATGCCAAGTTGGAAATGCTGGGTCAGGCACGTCGTGTCACCATCACCAAAGATGACACCACGATTGTGGCTGATGGTAACGAAAAGGCGGTTAAAGCTCGCTGCGAGCAAATTCGTCGCCAGATGGAGGAAACCGACTCGTCCTATGACAAAGAAAAACTACAAGAACGACTGGCGAAGCTTGCGGGTGGTGTGGCTGTTATTAAAGTGGGAGCCGCAACGGAAACCGAGTTGAAAGACCGCAAACTCCGACTGGAAGATGCCATCAACTCAACTAAAGCTGCTGTGGAAGAAGGGATTGTGCCTGGAGGTGGCACCACCTTTGCTCACCTTGCGCCTCAACTCGAAGAATGGGCAAAGAGCAATCTTCAGGATGAACAATTAACCGGAGCGATGATTGTGGCTCGCGCCCTCTATGCACCGCTACGTCGAATCGCAGATAACGCTGGCATGAATGGTGCGGTGATTGCTGAACACGTGCGAGGGCTACCCTTTGACGAAGGTTATGATGCTGCCAAAGATACGTTTGTGAACATGTTTGAGGCGGGCATCGTTGACCCTGCGAAAGTCGCTCGCAGCGCCCTGCAAAACGCCGCGTCGGTAGCGGGAATGGTCCTAACCACTGAATGCATTGTTGTGGATAAACCAGAGCCTAAAGAAAAGACTCCAGCAGGTGCCGGAGCAGGTGGCGGTGACTTTGACTACTAA
- a CDS encoding ABC1 kinase family protein, with protein MFLLGAKSAAASQRQAEIIEVVLRNGWNYFRSRITKDARPDEQPALPLPQVLRQILIELGPTFVKLGQLLSTRPDLLSPEYIAVLETLQNNVPALPWSEIEPILQNAFGDSFQSEFLTIEPVAIAAGSLAQVHRAVLKNHQTVAIKIQRPGIREIVERDLEVLDSLANWFSRDKIGQAYDLPGLVEEFRYSLLGELDFYREARNTEQLRQNLKNSRFWKPGQVVVPNVYWDWTTDQILTLEWIEGIKLNQVDLPESRKKQLATLAVQVVMQQIYLDRFFHADPHPGNFLYIGDETQDRLALLDCGMVALIDPRTQSILTDLLIGIVYERPKIVTQAIRELGFTRLDLDLRAIESAFDRLLRRFYTRPLTDINLAELLNEALRIPRENNIQMPGTIGLFVKTIANVEGIARQLDPLFPFVEVARPIVEQAIRLRLFGTELWQDTVQSSLYLSRLTTQFPQRFEILLDRLERSELGINLGWRLEQAFLHTQQQGMNRLSLAILSMGSLIAGAILQHLAGHDPLSLPLIGTVSQGLLLFGIGLMSWVVIALLRPSP; from the coding sequence ATGTTTTTACTTGGTGCTAAATCAGCCGCTGCTAGCCAACGTCAAGCCGAAATTATTGAAGTTGTTTTACGCAACGGCTGGAATTATTTTCGCAGCCGCATTACCAAAGATGCACGACCTGATGAGCAACCTGCTTTACCTTTGCCGCAGGTTCTGCGACAAATTCTAATTGAGCTAGGTCCGACCTTTGTCAAGCTGGGACAGTTGCTTAGTACTCGCCCAGACTTACTCAGTCCAGAGTACATTGCAGTCTTAGAAACTTTGCAAAATAATGTTCCAGCTTTACCCTGGAGCGAGATAGAGCCAATTTTACAAAATGCTTTTGGAGATTCATTTCAATCTGAATTTCTCACGATCGAACCCGTTGCGATCGCCGCTGGTTCTTTGGCACAGGTGCATCGGGCGGTTCTGAAAAATCATCAAACCGTTGCCATTAAAATTCAACGTCCTGGCATTCGAGAAATTGTCGAGCGGGATCTGGAGGTTCTAGACTCGCTCGCGAATTGGTTTAGTCGAGATAAGATAGGGCAGGCTTACGATTTACCTGGCTTAGTTGAAGAATTTCGATACAGTCTGTTGGGCGAACTTGATTTTTATCGAGAAGCTCGTAATACAGAACAACTGCGTCAAAATCTCAAGAATAGCCGTTTCTGGAAACCTGGACAGGTTGTGGTTCCCAATGTGTATTGGGATTGGACAACGGATCAGATTCTGACGTTGGAATGGATTGAAGGTATCAAGCTCAATCAGGTCGATCTTCCCGAATCCCGCAAAAAGCAACTGGCAACCTTGGCGGTTCAGGTGGTGATGCAACAAATCTATCTGGATCGGTTTTTTCATGCCGATCCCCATCCTGGTAATTTTTTATATATCGGTGATGAGACTCAAGATCGGTTAGCCTTACTCGATTGTGGTATGGTTGCTTTGATTGACCCCCGCACGCAGAGCATCCTCACCGATTTACTCATTGGCATTGTGTACGAGCGCCCCAAAATCGTCACCCAAGCCATTCGGGAGTTAGGGTTTACACGCTTAGATCTGGATTTGCGGGCGATCGAGTCTGCTTTTGACCGATTGCTTAGGAGATTTTATACTCGTCCTTTGACAGACATTAACCTGGCTGAGCTACTCAATGAAGCGCTGCGGATACCGCGAGAAAACAATATTCAAATGCCAGGAACAATTGGATTATTCGTGAAAACGATCGCCAATGTGGAAGGAATTGCCCGCCAACTCGATCCCCTATTCCCCTTTGTAGAAGTCGCGCGTCCGATTGTGGAACAGGCAATTCGTCTACGCTTATTTGGAACTGAGCTATGGCAGGATACTGTGCAGTCGAGTCTCTACTTGTCTCGTTTAACCACCCAATTTCCTCAACGATTTGAAATTTTACTCGATCGCCTGGAGCGCTCAGAATTGGGAATTAACCTGGGTTGGCGACTGGAGCAAGCGTTTCTACACACTCAGCAACAAGGGATGAACCGTTTGAGTTTAGCCATCCTGTCGATGGGTTCGCTAATTGCTGGCGCAATTCTACAACACCTAGCAGGGCATGATCCCTTGTCTCTCCCTCTGATCGGGACTGTTAGTCAAGGCTTACTCCTGTTTGGCATCGGGCTGATGAGTTGGGTCGTTATCGCGCTTTTGCGTCCCTCTCCGTGA
- a CDS encoding MarC family protein translates to MTSFILRAFLTLFVVLDPIGLVPIFITLAGGYPAKVQKRIIRQAILVAWGILFVFAVFGNQVLRYLGISVEAFQVAAGILLLKIAVDMVFAQQQRETKAEESEAQTRADISVFPLGTPLMAGPGALASILVLQQEAAIYSFGTAIVLAVILFVLSLLYASLSIAQPLTRWLGRTGINVISRVLGILLAALAVEYVIDGILALIKKTLL, encoded by the coding sequence ATGACCTCTTTTATTCTGCGGGCCTTCCTTACCCTCTTTGTTGTTCTAGATCCAATTGGGTTAGTGCCCATTTTTATCACCCTAGCAGGCGGGTATCCTGCCAAAGTGCAAAAGCGCATTATTCGCCAGGCTATTTTGGTTGCATGGGGAATTTTGTTTGTTTTTGCCGTGTTTGGCAATCAGGTGTTGCGCTATCTGGGAATCAGCGTTGAAGCCTTTCAGGTCGCCGCTGGAATTTTGTTACTGAAAATCGCAGTTGATATGGTGTTCGCCCAGCAGCAGCGAGAAACGAAAGCAGAAGAATCAGAAGCTCAAACCCGGGCAGACATCAGTGTGTTTCCACTGGGGACTCCGTTAATGGCTGGACCTGGTGCGTTAGCCAGTATTCTGGTCTTGCAGCAAGAGGCAGCGATCTATTCCTTCGGTACGGCGATCGTTTTGGCTGTCATCCTGTTTGTGCTGTCGCTGCTCTATGCCTCCTTGTCGATCGCCCAACCCCTGACTCGATGGCTTGGACGAACGGGAATTAATGTAATTTCCAGAGTATTGGGAATACTGCTCGCGGCACTGGCAGTAGAGTATGTGATCGATGGAATTTTGGCTCTCATCAAAAAAACATTGCTTTAA
- the lon gene encoding endopeptidase La has translation MTHTPISVDQNSETDVQNIPEIPDALPVLPLINTVVVPMAMVPIMVGQERSVKLVDEVMRTNRLVALVAQRHPEARPAGPDDIYRLGTAAIIHRLLRLPDGTLQLVIQGLERIRILDFLQTEPFLVARVERSPEQVTAGTELEALRRTLGELFGKLVPLTEDIPNELAAAGENISDPRLFAYLVTAMTPMETSVRQEILELDAVDNKLQRLIEIVQQELAVRELQQQIASDAQEKISKTQREYILREQLKSIQRELGEEDAEQAEIQELRNQLEVAQLPEEARKEAFRELSRLERLPAISPEYGMIRTYLDWMVSLPWNATTGEAINLGYARQVLDEDHYDLEKIKDRILEYLAVKKLKSERATVLEEQSSAQESSTEEIPASQKPPELVLEEIRREPILCFVGPPGVGKTSLGQSIARAMGRKFVRISLGGVSDEAEIRGHRRTYIGALPGRLIQALRRAETADPVFMLDEVDKLGRSFQGDPAAALLEVLDPAQNHTFVDTYLGVPFDLSRVLFICTANTVETIPSPLLDRMETLSLSGYTELEKLHIARRYLLPKQLRANGLKPEELTITDAALQRIIREYTREAGVRSLEREIGTVVRKVARQIAEGKVAATAVEAEQIPDYLRRPRFLDEVVERIDRPGIATGLAWTPAGGDVLFVEATMMSGRAEQLVLTGMLGDVMRESAQAALSYVRSNAEKLGIDPKAFVGKVVHVHVPAGATPKDGPSAGVTMMTAIASVASGRLVRNDVAMTGEITLRGKVLPVGGIREKVLAAYRAGIKTVILPQRNEPDLEDVPEEVRHQLQFVPVSAAEEVLETALTPASS, from the coding sequence ATGACCCACACGCCCATCAGTGTTGACCAGAATTCCGAAACAGACGTTCAAAATATTCCAGAAATTCCCGATGCTCTGCCAGTTTTGCCTTTAATCAACACGGTTGTGGTTCCGATGGCCATGGTTCCCATTATGGTTGGGCAAGAGCGATCGGTCAAGCTTGTAGACGAAGTCATGCGCACCAATCGGCTCGTGGCGCTCGTGGCCCAACGTCATCCAGAAGCACGTCCGGCAGGTCCGGATGATATCTACCGCCTGGGGACAGCCGCTATTATTCACCGACTGTTGCGTTTACCAGATGGCACGCTACAACTCGTCATTCAGGGACTCGAGCGCATTCGGATCTTGGACTTTCTACAGACCGAACCCTTTCTGGTCGCACGGGTAGAACGATCTCCAGAGCAGGTGACGGCGGGCACAGAACTGGAAGCCTTACGCCGCACGCTAGGGGAATTGTTTGGTAAACTCGTGCCTCTGACTGAAGACATTCCCAATGAATTGGCTGCCGCAGGGGAGAACATCAGCGATCCTCGCCTATTTGCTTACTTAGTTACGGCGATGACTCCAATGGAAACCTCCGTGCGGCAAGAAATTCTGGAACTGGATGCGGTGGACAATAAACTCCAACGACTGATTGAGATTGTCCAACAAGAGTTAGCTGTGCGGGAATTGCAGCAGCAAATTGCCTCAGATGCCCAGGAAAAAATTTCTAAAACTCAGCGAGAATACATTCTTCGAGAACAATTAAAATCCATTCAGCGCGAACTGGGTGAAGAAGACGCAGAACAAGCAGAAATTCAAGAATTACGAAATCAACTGGAAGTAGCCCAACTCCCGGAAGAAGCCCGCAAAGAGGCATTCCGCGAATTGTCTCGCCTAGAACGGTTGCCGGCCATCTCACCCGAATATGGCATGATTCGCACCTATCTGGACTGGATGGTCAGTCTTCCCTGGAATGCTACGACTGGGGAGGCGATCAACTTGGGATATGCCCGTCAGGTGTTGGACGAAGATCATTACGATCTGGAAAAGATTAAAGACCGGATTCTGGAATATCTCGCCGTTAAAAAACTGAAGAGCGAACGCGCCACTGTCCTGGAAGAGCAATCCTCTGCTCAAGAAAGTTCTACAGAAGAGATTCCTGCCTCCCAGAAGCCTCCAGAACTCGTGCTAGAAGAGATTCGCCGCGAACCGATTTTGTGTTTTGTGGGGCCACCTGGCGTTGGTAAAACTTCGCTGGGACAGTCGATCGCCCGTGCGATGGGACGCAAGTTTGTTCGGATTAGCTTGGGTGGAGTGAGCGATGAGGCAGAGATTCGTGGTCATCGTCGTACTTACATCGGTGCCTTACCGGGACGCTTAATTCAAGCCCTGCGGCGGGCAGAAACGGCTGATCCGGTCTTTATGCTGGATGAAGTGGATAAACTAGGCAGAAGTTTTCAGGGCGATCCGGCAGCAGCCCTCCTGGAAGTCCTTGATCCAGCGCAAAATCATACCTTTGTGGACACCTATCTGGGCGTACCTTTTGATTTATCGAGGGTCTTGTTTATCTGCACTGCCAACACGGTTGAAACGATTCCTTCTCCTTTACTGGATCGGATGGAGACTTTGAGCCTCTCTGGCTATACCGAACTGGAGAAGTTACATATTGCCCGTCGCTATCTGCTGCCTAAACAATTACGGGCTAATGGACTGAAGCCAGAGGAACTGACGATTACTGATGCGGCACTCCAGCGGATTATTCGGGAATATACCCGTGAAGCAGGGGTGCGCAGTTTAGAACGAGAAATTGGTACGGTGGTGCGTAAAGTGGCCCGGCAAATTGCGGAAGGGAAAGTGGCTGCTACCGCCGTTGAAGCCGAACAAATTCCTGATTACCTGCGTCGCCCTCGATTTCTCGATGAAGTGGTGGAACGGATCGATCGCCCTGGCATTGCCACAGGTTTAGCCTGGACTCCTGCTGGCGGCGATGTCTTATTTGTGGAAGCCACGATGATGTCTGGACGCGCCGAACAGTTAGTGTTAACCGGAATGCTGGGAGACGTGATGCGAGAGTCTGCCCAAGCAGCCCTGTCCTATGTGCGTTCCAATGCAGAAAAATTGGGCATCGATCCTAAAGCGTTTGTGGGTAAAGTGGTGCATGTGCATGTTCCAGCAGGGGCTACCCCCAAAGATGGTCCTTCCGCTGGGGTGACGATGATGACGGCGATCGCCTCTGTTGCCTCTGGTCGCTTGGTTCGCAATGATGTGGCTATGACTGGGGAAATCACGCTGCGGGGCAAAGTTCTGCCCGTAGGTGGGATTCGGGAAAAAGTGTTAGCGGCCTATCGAGCAGGCATTAAGACGGTGATTCTACCCCAGCGGAATGAACCAGATCTAGAGGACGTACCTGAAGAGGTTCGTCATCAACTCCAATTTGTACCAGTGAGTGCGGCGGAGGAAGTTCTAGAAACCGCTCTGACACCGGCCAGTTCTTGA
- a CDS encoding Hsp20/alpha crystallin family protein, producing the protein MRYRRFSYRYTGFFSGIAAPSQSNLWEGQPQSSFAYPQWQPAADLYETSTALIVKVEVAGMSEEDFEISLYENALVIQGVRPWESFEGEGLYHAVNIHYGAFRLEVPLQQPIERDRVQARYDRGFLYVILPKVEV; encoded by the coding sequence ATGCGCTATCGTCGATTTAGCTACCGTTACACGGGTTTTTTTTCCGGCATCGCTGCTCCTTCCCAGTCTAATCTCTGGGAGGGACAACCTCAGTCCAGCTTTGCTTATCCCCAATGGCAACCCGCTGCTGATCTCTATGAAACTTCCACCGCATTGATTGTGAAAGTTGAAGTCGCAGGCATGTCAGAAGAAGATTTTGAGATTTCCCTCTACGAAAATGCCCTGGTCATTCAGGGAGTGCGACCCTGGGAAAGCTTTGAAGGGGAGGGGCTGTACCACGCTGTTAACATCCACTATGGTGCCTTTCGTCTGGAAGTACCCCTTCAACAACCGATTGAGCGCGATCGTGTTCAGGCGCGTTATGACCGAGGTTTCCTGTATGTCATCCTACCTAAAGTGGAGGTGTGA
- a CDS encoding CBS domain-containing protein — protein sequence MLTETRQVKDFMTTDPVTVKPTDSVGTVLQRLEENHISGLPVVDETGKVVGVVSEADLLFRERPIRLPLYLSFLGGIIYLEPLDHFIQQLKKSLGVLVQDVMTPNPVTIAPEAPISQAADLMLEKRVNRLPVVDAAGVLVGIITRDDLLHVLKSA from the coding sequence GTGCTAACTGAAACGCGACAAGTCAAAGACTTTATGACGACTGACCCGGTGACTGTAAAACCGACAGATTCTGTGGGAACGGTTTTGCAACGTCTTGAGGAAAACCACATTAGTGGGCTTCCTGTAGTCGATGAAACAGGCAAGGTGGTTGGTGTTGTTTCAGAAGCAGATTTGCTATTTAGAGAGCGTCCGATTCGGTTACCGTTGTATCTCTCATTCCTGGGCGGAATTATCTATCTCGAACCGCTTGATCATTTTATCCAGCAGTTGAAGAAGAGTTTGGGAGTTCTAGTCCAGGATGTGATGACACCTAACCCAGTCACGATCGCTCCAGAGGCTCCTATCTCTCAGGCGGCTGATTTGATGCTGGAAAAGCGAGTGAATCGCTTACCTGTTGTAGATGCGGCAGGTGTATTGGTTGGAATCATTACCCGAGACGATCTGTTGCATGTATTGAAATCAGCTTGA